The following proteins are co-located in the Sporosarcina pasteurii genome:
- the mbcS gene encoding acyl-CoA synthetase MbcS produces MNREQLIAPERYNIVSEFEKYATGNGKKALIHINAAGEKREMTYDALIEKANQTANVFRESGLEKGDVILVMMPRLIESYSTYIGALKAGLVVIPSSEMLRPSDIEYRLQHSGAKAIVSYEEFADQFDDVKNIEAIDLFIVGKAKGNQKSLTDLMETASKEFDITNTKSSDHAFLSYTSGTTGSPKGVVHTHAWGYAHLRTAAPNWLGIQEGDIVWATAAPGWQKWIWTPFLSVLGSGATGLVYDGKFDVETYFKLIEENAVNVICCTPTEYRFMAISENLAENDLSSIRSAVSAGEPLNSEVITTFKDVFSLDVRDGYGQTENTLLVGTMLGMEPRLGSMGKPTPGNRVEIIDESGQPVPAGETGDIAVHVSTPALFKEYLNDPERTSMQFRGDYYVTGDLARMDEDGYFWFEGRGDDIIISSGYTIGPFEVESAVLQHPAVRECAVVASPDQVRGNVVKAFIVLRDPSRKDEEGLVKEIQDHVKALTAPYKYPRKIEFIEDMPKTISGKIMRVELRKQENVNLLKN; encoded by the coding sequence ATGAATAGAGAACAATTAATTGCACCTGAACGATATAATATCGTTAGTGAATTTGAAAAATATGCAACAGGAAATGGCAAAAAAGCACTTATTCATATAAATGCCGCGGGAGAAAAGCGTGAAATGACATATGATGCACTGATTGAAAAGGCCAATCAGACTGCAAATGTTTTTCGTGAGAGCGGTTTAGAAAAAGGCGATGTGATTTTAGTTATGATGCCGCGCCTTATTGAATCATATAGTACATATATTGGTGCGTTAAAAGCTGGGCTCGTTGTGATCCCTAGTTCAGAAATGTTAAGACCTTCAGACATTGAATATCGTTTACAACATAGCGGGGCAAAAGCTATCGTATCTTATGAGGAATTTGCCGATCAATTTGATGACGTTAAAAACATTGAGGCGATTGATCTCTTTATCGTTGGTAAAGCAAAGGGAAATCAAAAGTCATTAACAGACTTAATGGAAACAGCATCCAAAGAATTTGATATAACCAACACAAAAAGCTCAGATCATGCATTTTTATCCTATACATCAGGTACAACCGGTTCGCCTAAAGGTGTTGTTCATACGCATGCTTGGGGATATGCACATTTACGAACAGCTGCACCAAACTGGCTCGGTATTCAAGAGGGAGATATTGTCTGGGCAACTGCGGCACCGGGGTGGCAGAAATGGATTTGGACACCATTTTTATCTGTATTGGGAAGTGGTGCTACAGGGTTAGTCTATGATGGGAAATTTGATGTCGAAACGTATTTTAAGTTAATTGAAGAAAATGCTGTGAATGTAATTTGTTGCACGCCGACAGAATATAGATTCATGGCAATATCAGAAAACTTAGCGGAAAACGATCTATCCTCAATCCGCAGTGCTGTATCTGCTGGAGAGCCTTTAAATTCGGAAGTCATTACAACTTTTAAAGATGTGTTTTCCCTTGATGTTCGGGATGGCTACGGGCAGACTGAGAATACTTTACTCGTTGGTACAATGCTTGGTATGGAACCGCGTCTTGGTTCTATGGGGAAACCCACACCGGGGAATCGAGTTGAAATTATTGATGAAAGTGGTCAGCCAGTACCTGCAGGGGAGACTGGAGATATTGCTGTCCATGTTTCAACGCCTGCTTTATTTAAGGAGTATTTAAATGACCCTGAACGAACAAGTATGCAGTTCCGAGGGGATTATTATGTGACCGGCGATTTAGCTAGAATGGATGAAGATGGATATTTCTGGTTTGAAGGCCGTGGGGACGATATTATTATTAGTTCTGGCTATACAATTGGACCATTTGAAGTTGAAAGTGCGGTTTTACAACACCCGGCAGTTCGTGAATGTGCGGTTGTAGCTAGTCCAGACCAAGTTCGTGGAAATGTCGTAAAGGCATTTATTGTACTTCGGGATCCATCAAGAAAAGATGAGGAAGGTCTTGTCAAGGAAATTCAAGACCATGTGAAAGCATTAACGGCGCCATATAAGTACCCAAGAAAAATAGAATTTATTGAGGACATGCCGAAAACAATTTCAGGTAAAATTATGCGCGTTGAACTACGGAAACAGGAAAATGTAAACTTGCTAAAGAATTAA
- the rarD gene encoding EamA family transporter RarD — MNIEKSGVLWAISAYIIWGILPVYWKTLHHVSSAEILTSRIVWAFLLTLLLVLFMKSGRKLIEDLKTLWQSQKKFWSLFSASVLISANWFIYIWAVNHDHLVQTSLGYYMNPLVSVLLGVVFLKERLNASQKTAFLLAVIGVTILTISYGAFPWIAFVLAVTFAVYGLVKKTIKLDALRGLTIETFFITPIALAYYIWLFIQGEAAFLQTNFKTSILLILTGVVTALPLVLFAKGAQRMPLYMVGFLQYIAPTMMLFLGVIVYGETFGKIELLSFAFIWLALLLFTVSTLFETVRARAISMVSTVKR, encoded by the coding sequence ATGAATATCGAAAAAAGTGGCGTCCTCTGGGCGATTTCTGCCTATATAATTTGGGGAATCTTACCGGTTTACTGGAAAACTTTACATCATGTATCGAGTGCTGAAATCTTAACGAGTCGAATCGTCTGGGCATTTTTACTAACGTTATTATTAGTTCTCTTCATGAAAAGTGGCCGTAAGTTAATCGAAGACCTAAAGACACTCTGGCAATCGCAGAAAAAATTCTGGTCTTTATTTAGTGCCTCTGTATTAATTTCCGCAAATTGGTTTATTTATATTTGGGCGGTCAATCATGATCATCTTGTGCAAACAAGTTTAGGTTACTATATGAACCCGCTTGTATCGGTTTTGCTTGGGGTCGTATTTTTAAAAGAGCGATTGAATGCTTCTCAGAAAACTGCGTTTTTACTCGCGGTGATAGGGGTCACGATTTTAACAATTTCATACGGAGCGTTTCCGTGGATCGCTTTTGTGCTTGCTGTTACATTTGCGGTTTACGGCTTGGTAAAGAAAACAATAAAGCTTGATGCTTTAAGAGGATTAACAATCGAAACGTTTTTTATTACACCAATTGCGCTTGCTTATTATATTTGGTTATTTATCCAAGGTGAGGCTGCCTTTCTACAGACAAACTTCAAAACGAGTATATTGCTTATTTTGACAGGCGTTGTAACAGCATTGCCACTCGTATTATTTGCGAAAGGTGCGCAGCGGATGCCTTTATATATGGTAGGATTTTTGCAGTATATAGCGCCGACAATGATGTTATTTCTAGGTGTAATCGTATACGGTGAGACGTTCGGTAAAATCGAACTGTTATCCTTTGCTTTCATTTGGTTAGCATTGCTCTTATTTACTGTGTCAACGTTATTTGAAACGGTGAGGGCAAGGGCAATTTCTATGGTCAGTACAGTAAAAAGGTGA
- a CDS encoding NAD kinase, with the protein MEKRMNVYIYSKHDEESLRKKATVEEALTSEGFTTLENHEDANIIISLGSDGTFLQAVRKTDFRQDCLYAGISVTGDHSLYCDFHYNNLSDMVQIIQHAELEVRRYPLIEVTIDEHKPFYCLNEFSIRSNIIRTFVLDVMINDKHFETFLGDGLIASTPTGSTAYNKSMHGAVVDPLLNCFQVTELASVNNNQYRTLGSSFILSGERSLKLRVHQDGNDFPIMAADNEALPVRKVENVHIVLSDKMIKTVKLKNNSFWEKVQRMFL; encoded by the coding sequence ATGGAAAAAAGAATGAATGTATATATTTATAGCAAACATGATGAAGAATCGCTGAGAAAAAAAGCAACTGTCGAAGAGGCTTTAACATCCGAAGGATTTACAACGTTAGAGAATCACGAAGACGCTAACATCATTATTAGCCTTGGAAGTGATGGCACATTTTTACAAGCAGTTCGCAAGACTGACTTTAGACAAGACTGTTTATATGCAGGGATATCCGTCACAGGTGATCATAGTTTATACTGCGATTTCCATTATAACAATCTTTCTGATATGGTGCAGATAATTCAACACGCTGAACTCGAAGTCAGACGCTATCCACTGATTGAAGTGACTATTGACGAACACAAACCATTTTATTGTTTAAACGAATTTAGTATTCGTTCTAATATTATTCGTACGTTCGTATTAGATGTTATGATTAATGATAAACATTTTGAAACGTTCCTCGGAGATGGTCTCATCGCATCAACACCAACAGGAAGTACCGCCTATAACAAATCTATGCATGGCGCAGTAGTCGATCCTTTATTAAATTGCTTTCAAGTTACTGAGTTAGCTTCAGTTAACAATAATCAGTATCGTACACTTGGTTCATCGTTCATATTAAGTGGTGAACGCTCATTAAAATTAAGGGTTCATCAAGACGGAAATGACTTCCCTATAATGGCCGCCGATAACGAGGCATTACCAGTTAGAAAAGTAGAAAATGTACATATAGTACTAAGCGACAAAATGATTAAAACAGTGAAATTAAAAAATAATTCGTTTTGGGAAAAGGTTCAACGGATGTTTTTATGA